DNA from Streptomyces rishiriensis:
TGCGAGGCGCTGGAGCTCGACCGGCCGCACGTCGCGGGCAACTCCCTCGGCGGACTGCTCGCCCTGGAACTCGGACGCGAGAAGCTCGTACGGTCCGTCACCGCACTGTCGCCCGCCGGATTCTGGTCGCGGGCCGAGCGGCGCTACGCCTTCGGCGTCCTCCTCACCATGCGGCACATCTCGCGCCGGATGCCGCTGCCGCTCGTCGAGCGGATGGCGAGCACGGCGGCCGGCCGTACGGCCCTCACCAGCACCATCTACGCCCGCCCGAGCCGTCGTTCACCCGAGGCCGTGGTCGCCGAGACACTGGCCCTGGCCCGGGCGACCGGGTTCGACCAGACCCTGCGGGCCGGCGCCACCGTCCGGTTCACCGACGACCTCCCCGGTGTCCCGGTCACGCTGGGCTGGGGCACCCGCGACTGGCTGCTCGTACGCCGCCAGGGTGTCCGGGCCAAGCGGATCATCCCCGCCGCACGCCTGGTGCGACTGCCCGGCTGCGGCCACTGCCCGATGAGCGACGACCCCGCGCTCGTCGCGCGGGTGATTCTCGACGGCAGCCGCTGAGCCCCCCGCGGTCCGCCGCAGCACGCCGGCCCCCAGGGCGACTCCGGCCCCGACGAGCGCGCTTCCCACGGCCTGGGCGGGGCCGTAGGAGCCCGTTCCGACGAGGGGGGCGGTGCAGGCGGCCGCCACCGGGATCAGCCCGGAGAAAAGCGTGGCGCGTTCCGCGCCGATCCGCTGCATGCCCATGTACCAGCACACGAAGCCGACCACGGTGACGACGGCGGCCTGCCACAGCAGCGCGGCGGCCTCCGCGCCGTCCGGCCGCCGCAGCCACCCGCCGCCGTCGAGCAGCAGCCCGGTCGCGGCGGCCTCGGCCGCGGCGATCCCGCACACCGTGGCGGACAGCAGCCGTGGACCCAGAATCCGCAGGACGGGCACGGCCAGGACCGCGAAACCGACCTCCCCGGCCAGCGCGCAGACCGAGTAGGCGATGCCCGCGCCGTCCGAACGGCCCCATCCCTGCACGGTGAAGGCGCCGACGGCGACCAGCGACGCCCCGATCAGCACCGGACGGCGGGGTCGCCGCCCCTCCAGCAGGGGGACGACGACCGCCACGACGATGGGCGCGCAGCCCACGAAGACGCCGGGGACGGCGGGTTCCGCCGAGCGCTCGGCGGCCAGCACCGCCAGGTTGAAGCCGACCATCCCGACGGCCGCGAGCACCGCCAGGCGCAGCCACGGACGGAGGGTGAGCGCCCGCAGCCGGGCTCCTGCCCCGGCCCCCGCCAGGGGCACGAGCAGCAGACAGGCGAGGCCGTAGCGCAGGGCCTGGCCACCCGCGTACGGATAGGCGCCGAGGACGCTGTTGGCGGTGAAAGAGCCTCCGACGAGGAGACAGGCGAGCGCGGCGAGCAGGGACCCGCGCAGAGTGGTGGCGTTCATGAGGGTGACGCTAGGAACGGTGGCGGTCCCGGTTAAGGTCCACTTCCATGACGCCATCGGGGACCAATCCCGGCCCGGAGCCCGGATCGGCGGCCTGGGAACTGCTGCTGCCGGCCGCCTCGGCCCCGCCGCGCGCGCGTGGCCGTGCCCTCCAGAGCGCCCTGCGGGAGGCGGTCCGCTCGGGACGGCTCGCGCGGGGCACCCGGCTGCCGTCGAGCCGGGACCTCGCCGCCGATCTCGGCGTCTCGCGCGGGCTGGTGACGGAGGCGTACGAACAGTTGACGGCGGAGGGCTACCTGCGCAGCGGCCGCGGCGCGGGCACGTGGGTGAGCGCCGCCGTCCGGGCGGCCCGGCCACGCGCGCGGGACCTCGCCGCTCATCCTCCCGGCGTACGGGCCGACTTCGTGCCGGGCACCCCGGACCTGTCGCTGTTCCCGCGGGCCGCCTGGGCCGCCGCGCAGCGGGGTGTGCTCGCCGAGTTGCCCCATCACGACCTCGGCTATCCCGATCCGCGCGGGCTGCCCCGGCTGCGGACCGCGCTCGCCGAACTCCTCGCCCGCCGCCGGGGCGTGGTCGCCGACCCCGAGCGCCTCGTCGTCGTCTCCGGGGTGGCCCAGGCGACGGCGCTGCTCGGGCTCGCACTGCACGCGCGCGGGACGGTCGCCGTCGGCGTCGAGGACCCCGGGAGCCCCCGGCACGGCGCCCTGTACGCGGCGGCGGGCCTCAGCACCGTGCCGCTGGCGCTCGACGCGGAGGGGCTGGCCATGGAGCCGCTCGCATCGTCCGGGGTGCGGACGGTGGTGACGACGCCCGCGCACCAGTTCCCCACCGGCATCGCGTACTCCGCGCGGCGGCGGGCCGAACTGCTCGACTGGGCGAGGTCGGTGGACGGCTTCGTGGTCGAGGACGACTACGACGGCGACTTCCGTTACGACCGCGCTCCCGTGGGCGCACTCCAGGGCCTGGACCCCGAGCGCGTGGCCTACACCGGGTCGGTCAGCAAGTCGCTGGCGCCGGGACTGCGGCTCGGCTGGCTGCTCGTTCCCGAGGCGCTGGCCGAGGAGGTCGTCGAGCGCAAGCGGACGACGGACCTCGGCCATCCCACCCTCGATCAGGCACTGTTCGCCCGGTTCGTGGAGCGCGGCGACTACGACCGTCAGCTGCGCCGCTGCCAGCGCGC
Protein-coding regions in this window:
- the pdxR gene encoding MocR-like pyridoxine biosynthesis transcription factor PdxR, which produces MTPSGTNPGPEPGSAAWELLLPAASAPPRARGRALQSALREAVRSGRLARGTRLPSSRDLAADLGVSRGLVTEAYEQLTAEGYLRSGRGAGTWVSAAVRAARPRARDLAAHPPGVRADFVPGTPDLSLFPRAAWAAAQRGVLAELPHHDLGYPDPRGLPRLRTALAELLARRRGVVADPERLVVVSGVAQATALLGLALHARGTVAVGVEDPGSPRHGALYAAAGLSTVPLALDAEGLAMEPLASSGVRTVVTTPAHQFPTGIAYSARRRAELLDWARSVDGFVVEDDYDGDFRYDRAPVGALQGLDPERVAYTGSVSKSLAPGLRLGWLLVPEALAEEVVERKRTTDLGHPTLDQALFARFVERGDYDRQLRRCQRAYRERRDALVSALGEHFPGARVSGIAAGLHVIVGFPVRYGPRDRFLARTAAAGVEVRELTEYAHARDVRGAHIRLVLGYAQMSPARIRDGVRLMAEAVASG
- a CDS encoding alpha/beta fold hydrolase, translating into MTATVSFTVPSPSGPLPVTVSYARVGRGEPLLLLHGIGHHRQAWDPVVDILATEREVIAVDLPGFGASPPLPDGLAYDLPTTAAVFAAFCEALELDRPHVAGNSLGGLLALELGREKLVRSVTALSPAGFWSRAERRYAFGVLLTMRHISRRMPLPLVERMASTAAGRTALTSTIYARPSRRSPEAVVAETLALARATGFDQTLRAGATVRFTDDLPGVPVTLGWGTRDWLLVRRQGVRAKRIIPAARLVRLPGCGHCPMSDDPALVARVILDGSR